From Chloracidobacterium thermophilum B:
TGGCTTCTGCCAGAGTGTTGTTCCCCCATCCACCGACGACACCATGACCAAACGCATTCTCTGTTGGTTTCGGCGCGACCTGCGCCTGGACGATAACACGGCTTTGCTGGCGGCTTACGCTGCGGCGGAAGAAGTTGTTCCGGTGTTCATTTTTGATGACGCCATCCTGTCCCGTCCTGACACTGGCGCCGTGCGCGTGGCGTTTTTGCTGGAAAGCCTCCGCAACCTGGATGAAAACCTGCGCGCGCGCGGCAGCCGATTGCTTCTCCGCCGTGGCCGGCCGGAGCATGTGCTGGCGCAGCTCGTCACGGAAACGGCCGCCAGCGCCGTTTATTTCAACCGTGATGTGGAACCATTCGCCCTGGCGCGGGATGCCCGTGTGCGGGCGCATCTGGAAGGACGGTGCGCCGTCGAAGGCTTCGACGATGGCGGACTCACCGCACCGGAGGCCGTCAGAACCAAGGCCGGAACACCCTACACGGTCTTTACACCCTACAGGCAGGCGGTTCTGGCGCAGCCTATCCCACGTCCCCGCCTGGCGCCGGCGATGCTCAGGACGCCGGCCGATGTGCCAAGCGACCCCTGGCCATCGCTGAAAGACCTTGGTTTTGCTACCTCAGTCAGTCCACCGCCGGGCGGAGAAACCTCAGCTCAAGCACGGTTACAGGGCTTCATACAAAACGGGCTGGCCCGCTATGCCACCGAACGCGATGTTCTTTCCGCTGATGGCACATCCCGACTATCGCCCTATCTGCGGTTTGGCTGTCTGTCACCACGCCGCGCCTACTGGGCGGCGCGGGAAGCTGTCCCGGAAGGCTCGCCCGGCATGGAAAGCTGGATTGCCGAACTCATCTGGCGCGACTTTTACCGCCAGATTCTGTTTCATTTTCCTTACGTGGAAACTGGTGCGTTCCGGCGCGCCTACGATGACCTTGCTTGGGAAAACAATGCGTCCTGGTTTGACCTCTGGTGTCAGGGCAAGACCGGTTTTCCAATCGTGGATGCCGCCATGCGCCAACTGCTTACAACCGGCTGGATGCACAATCGGGCGCGCATGATTGTGGCGTCCTTTCTGACCAAAGACCTGCTCATTGACTGGCGATGGGGCGAGCGGCACTTTATGAAACATCTCGTGGATGGCGATCTGGCGGCCAACAACGGCGGCTGGCAGTGGGCGGCTTCGACGGGCACCGATGCCCAGCCGTACTTCCGCATTTTCAATCCGACCGCCCAAGGGAAAAAATTTGACCCCACTGGGGCCTATGTTCGGCAGTATGTGCCGGAACTGCGCGCCGTGCCAGACCGCTGGATTCACGAGCCTTCCCGGATGCCGCCAGACGTACAGCGGGCTTTTCGCTGCGTTATTGGCGTGGACTACCCGGCGCCACTGGTTGACCACGGCCGCCAGCGCGCCAAGGCACTGACCATGTTCGGACGCTTCGCCAGCCCGGAAAAAAGGCCGGGCAGGTGAGGACGTGGGCGGCGACACCTGCCCGGCCGTTCTGCCCGGATTCGGAAAAACCTAGAAGTTCAACCGGAAGCCGGCCTGCACCAGCCGTGGTGGCCCGGGCAGGATGCCTCGCACGCGGTCGGCGATGTAGAGCCGGTCGGTAAGGTTTTTCGCCGTGATGAAGAAGGTTGTCCGCCACTGCTCGACCCGGTAGTTGGCGGTGGCATTCCAGATGGTGTAAGCCGGAAGCAAGCCAAGCTGTCCGTTGGCAAACACGGCCGGGTTCACCGGTGAGGTCGGGCGCAGGTTGAGGTCATCGCCAAACTGTTCCCCGACGTGGACGGCTTCCATCTGCACGTCAAAGCCTTTGGGATGGGCGTACCCGAAAGCGCCAGTGAACATGTGGCGGGGGGTATAGGGAATCCGATTCCCTGTCACCAGGACGTTACCAAAGCCCGAAACGCTGCTGAAGCGGCGCCCCTCAAAACGGGCATCGCCAACGAACGTATAGTTGACCCGCACGAAGACGTTGTGCGCTGACTTGAACAGCAATCCGCTATCAATCCGGCCAAAAATTTCCAGTCCCTGATGGAGTGTCTTACCGGCGTTGGTCAGGGTTGCACCGACACCGCCGGCTAGGCTAGCCGGCACAATCTGGTTCGAGAAGTCCATGCGGAAGTAGGAAGCGTCGAGGCGGATACCCTGTACCGGAACGCTGCGGATGCCAACTTCCGTGTTCCAGCTCAGCTCCGGGTCGAGATCAACGACGCCGCCCGTGTTGGAGATGATGTCTTCCGTACGTGGCGGGGCAAATCCCCGGTGAATGCCGGCAAAAATGGTTGCCCGCTGCTTGAGGTTGTAAGACGCACCGATGCCCGGCACCACCTGCGTCAGGACGACTTCGCCTCGCGCGCCCAGCCCGTTGTTCGCCAGACGGTTGGCCCGGACGAAAGAAACCCGCTCCACCCGCACACCGGGCGTCACGGTCAGGTTGCCGAAGATGAAGCGATTCTGGATGTAGCCGGAAAAGGCATCGTTGCCGCGAAAGTTGTTTTCGACCGTGACGCCGGTACGCGCCGTTGGCGTCGAGCCGTTGATTTGCCGCCGCTCTTGGTTTTCGCGGTGATAGCGAAAGCCGGTGTCCAGCTCATTGCGCAGCCGCCCGAATCCAAAGCTGGCGCGCACCTGTGGCGTGACGCCGAAGGTGTAGTAGCTACGTACCCGCCCTTCGTTGCCGCACGTCGTAAAGAGATCGATCATGCCACGACAGCCGCCAACGCCGATGCGATTGGGGCGCTGGTTCGAGTTGCTTGACTGCCGCCACCAGGCCCGGTCGAACGTCGAGCCGTAGAGGCTCGTCGTCAGCAGGATGTTCTGGTTGACGACAAAGCTGTGCACGGCAGCGGCCCCGAACCGTCTGAAATCCGTGGCGTCGTTGCGAAACGGATTCTGGCGTGGATTGGCCTGGTATTCGTCAAGGCGCAGTCCCGAATAGGTCACACGCGAGTTCTCGTCGTAGTAGTTGGCCTTGAACGTCAAGACCTGCCGCGTGCCGAAGGTGGAAACCGACTTGAAGTTGAAGTCATAGATGCCGCTGCGCGTGTTGTCGCGGGCGCCTTCGCCCTGCTTGCGCATGAAATCAAGAAGAAAGCCCGTGTTTCCGAGTTTCCACCCGTAGGTGATGAGTCCGTTGAAGTAGTCACGGTTGCCGCCCACGAGCAGGAGCGACCCACTCGGCGTATCTGGCGGATTAGGTGTGATGTAGTTGATGACGCCGCCAACCGTAACCGGGCCGTAGAGAATCTGTCCCGATCCTTTGACCACTTCA
This genomic window contains:
- a CDS encoding cryptochrome/photolyase family protein, with product MFRKPRRATSGFCQSVVPPSTDDTMTKRILCWFRRDLRLDDNTALLAAYAAAEEVVPVFIFDDAILSRPDTGAVRVAFLLESLRNLDENLRARGSRLLLRRGRPEHVLAQLVTETAASAVYFNRDVEPFALARDARVRAHLEGRCAVEGFDDGGLTAPEAVRTKAGTPYTVFTPYRQAVLAQPIPRPRLAPAMLRTPADVPSDPWPSLKDLGFATSVSPPPGGETSAQARLQGFIQNGLARYATERDVLSADGTSRLSPYLRFGCLSPRRAYWAAREAVPEGSPGMESWIAELIWRDFYRQILFHFPYVETGAFRRAYDDLAWENNASWFDLWCQGKTGFPIVDAAMRQLLTTGWMHNRARMIVASFLTKDLLIDWRWGERHFMKHLVDGDLAANNGGWQWAASTGTDAQPYFRIFNPTAQGKKFDPTGAYVRQYVPELRAVPDRWIHEPSRMPPDVQRAFRCVIGVDYPAPLVDHGRQRAKALTMFGRFASPEKRPGR
- a CDS encoding TonB-dependent receptor domain-containing protein — translated: MNHLALCIRPARPWQSGVHWYFLLQLSLISSIILTSIGFTAAQTPPTTSTTTQPAIAGRAVTVADAPVAGATVRLRGLTAGTVQTAQTDANGEFRFDQLTPGDYEITVTGEQYQPGTKIVKVSGSEVTSVTVSLDISPLAENIIVSINSIVGTSESLNRIPGTVDILDERTLQLSRVFNANEALRKLPGIHVRDEEGFGLRPNIGIRGLNPTRSTKVLLLEDGLPLAFAPYGDNASYYHPPIERFETIEVVKGSGQILYGPVTVGGVINYITPNPPDTPSGSLLLVGGNRDYFNGLITYGWKLGNTGFLLDFMRKQGEGARDNTRSGIYDFNFKSVSTFGTRQVLTFKANYYDENSRVTYSGLRLDEYQANPRQNPFRNDATDFRRFGAAAVHSFVVNQNILLTTSLYGSTFDRAWWRQSSNSNQRPNRIGVGGCRGMIDLFTTCGNEGRVRSYYTFGVTPQVRASFGFGRLRNELDTGFRYHRENQERRQINGSTPTARTGVTVENNFRGNDAFSGYIQNRFIFGNLTVTPGVRVERVSFVRANRLANNGLGARGEVVLTQVVPGIGASYNLKQRATIFAGIHRGFAPPRTEDIISNTGGVVDLDPELSWNTEVGIRSVPVQGIRLDASYFRMDFSNQIVPASLAGGVGATLTNAGKTLHQGLEIFGRIDSGLLFKSAHNVFVRVNYTFVGDARFEGRRFSSVSGFGNVLVTGNRIPYTPRHMFTGAFGYAHPKGFDVQMEAVHVGEQFGDDLNLRPTSPVNPAVFANGQLGLLPAYTIWNATANYRVEQWRTTFFITAKNLTDRLYIADRVRGILPGPPRLVQAGFRLNF